From a single Triticum dicoccoides isolate Atlit2015 ecotype Zavitan unplaced genomic scaffold, WEW_v2.0 scaffold40737, whole genome shotgun sequence genomic region:
- the LOC119346147 gene encoding putative disease resistance protein RGA4, with product MAAILESLLGSCASKLQNIITDEAILILGVEEELREVLRRVELIKCCIYDAEKRRTKELAVNNWLGQLRDVIYDVDEILDVARCKGSKILPDDPSSSSSKSAACTGFSVSSCFCNIWSRHDVAVRIRSLNIKIENISKDKIFLTFNNCTQPAGNGPTSKLIRSSNLVEPNLVGKEIIRSSRRLVDLVHSHKENKSYKLAIVGTGGVGKTTLAQKIYNDNKIKGSFKIHAWICVSQDYNQVTLLKEVLRNIGVHH from the coding sequence ATGGCAGCCATACTTGAatcgttgcttggatcatgtgccaGTAAGTTGCAGAATATCATTACAGATGAGGCCATACTAATCCTCGGGGTGGAAGAAGAGCTCAGAGAAGTCCTGCGACGAGTAGAACTGATAAAATGTTGCATATATGATGCTGAGAAAAGGAGGACAAAAGAGCTAGCAGTAAACAATTGGCTTGGCCAACTGAGAGATGTTATATATGATGTTGATGAAATCCTAGATGTGGCTAGATGTAAAGGAAGCAAGATACTTCCTGATGATCCTTCTTCATCATCAAGCAAATCAGCTGCATGTACAGGCTTCTCAGTTTCCTCTTGCTTTTGTAACATCTGGTCACGTCATGATGTTGCTGTTCGGATTAGAAGCCTCAACATAAAGATAGAAAACATTTCAAAGGACAAGATATTCTTAACGTTCAACAATTGTACACAACCTGCTGGAAATGGTCCAACATCCAAACTGATAAGAAGTTCCAACCTCGTTGAGCCCAACCTTGTGGGAAAGGAGATCATACGTTCTAGCAGGAGGTTGGTGGACTTAGTTCATTCACACAAGGAAAATAAGTCTTACAAGCTTGCTATTGTTGGAACCGGGGGAGTTGGTAAGACAacactagctcaaaagatatacaaTGACAACAAAATAAAAGGAAGCTTTAAGATACACGCATGGATTTGTGTGTCGCAAGATTACAATCAAGTTACTCTTCTGAAAGAGGTTCTCCGTAATATTGGTGTGCATCATCA